From the Sphingomonas mesophila genome, one window contains:
- a CDS encoding 3-deoxy-7-phosphoheptulonate synthase, which produces MTAVLDLWQPSDWRALNALQQPDYGDPGAVERALAEVAEGGPLVDEAACAALRAECAAAARGRAFIIQAGDCAESLAAEPGAAAEAMAGVIGRLAAEAGGPVVRIGRIGGQFAKPRSSATETRGGEALPVWRGDMINGVEFSAGARAHDPTRLVAAYRHSVATLDRLRRQGGMYASHEALVLPYEEALCFRGANGRWWAGSGHALWIGERTRQLDGAHVAFAAGVANVVGVKCGPSLGADEMVRLAERLDPEREAGRLVLIARLGAERVGDVLPGWLERARAEGLAAAWMVDPMHGNTRRIGARKQRRVADVLAEARDFAAICRAAGVVAAGVHLEVTAGGAAECVGADGIDPGADFPCDPRLTEDEAAAVLAAVRC; this is translated from the coding sequence ATGACCGCCGTTCTCGATCTTTGGCAGCCGTCGGACTGGCGCGCGCTCAATGCGCTGCAGCAGCCGGATTATGGCGATCCTGGCGCGGTGGAGCGGGCGCTGGCGGAGGTTGCCGAGGGCGGGCCGCTGGTTGACGAAGCGGCGTGCGCGGCGCTGAGGGCCGAGTGCGCGGCGGCGGCTCGGGGTAGGGCGTTCATCATCCAGGCGGGGGATTGCGCGGAGTCGTTAGCGGCGGAGCCGGGGGCGGCGGCCGAGGCGATGGCGGGGGTGATCGGGCGGCTGGCGGCAGAGGCCGGCGGGCCGGTGGTCCGGATCGGGCGGATCGGCGGGCAGTTCGCCAAGCCGCGGAGCTCGGCGACGGAAACGCGCGGGGGCGAAGCGCTGCCGGTGTGGCGCGGCGACATGATCAACGGGGTGGAGTTCTCGGCCGGGGCGCGGGCGCATGACCCGACGCGGCTGGTGGCGGCCTATCGGCATTCGGTGGCGACGTTGGATAGGCTGCGCCGTCAGGGCGGGATGTACGCGAGCCACGAGGCGCTGGTGCTGCCGTATGAGGAGGCTTTGTGCTTTCGGGGGGCGAACGGGCGGTGGTGGGCCGGATCGGGGCACGCGCTGTGGATCGGCGAGCGGACCCGGCAGCTGGACGGCGCGCATGTCGCGTTCGCGGCCGGGGTGGCGAATGTGGTGGGCGTGAAGTGCGGGCCGTCGCTCGGCGCGGACGAGATGGTGCGGCTGGCCGAGCGGCTCGACCCGGAGCGGGAGGCGGGGCGGCTGGTGCTGATCGCCCGGCTTGGGGCGGAGCGGGTCGGCGATGTGCTGCCGGGGTGGCTCGAGCGGGCCCGGGCCGAAGGGCTGGCAGCGGCGTGGATGGTCGATCCGATGCACGGCAATACGCGGCGGATCGGGGCAAGGAAGCAGCGGCGGGTGGCGGACGTGCTCGCCGAAGCGCGCGACTTCGCCGCGATCTGCCGCGCGGCGGGGGTAGTTGCGGCGGGGGTTCACCTGGAGGTGACGGCGGGGGGCGCGGCGGAGTGCGTCGGGGCGGACGGGATCGATCCGGGCGCGGACTTCCCGTGCGATCCGCGGCTGACCGAGGATGAGGCCGCGGCGGTGCTGGCGGCGGTAAGGTGCTGA
- the ispH gene encoding 4-hydroxy-3-methylbut-2-enyl diphosphate reductase — protein sequence MPLPPSPAPAKPRATLLLAAPRGFCAGVRRAIEAVREAIRVHGPPVYVRRAIVHNLAVVRELEAEGAVFVEEAREAPPGAVLILSAHGVRPEIAADARGRGLKVYDAVCPLVAKVHREVARHHRAGRAVVLIGHRGHPEIEGTLGFAPEGAVRVIGGVEEVAALGIGRDRPVAYAVQTTFAVSEAERIVAALRARFADLAEPPSGDICYATTNRQAAVEAIAARAEAVIVVGEDFSSNARRLAEVAAADCRSVQLVAGAEAIDWGRVVGAEVIGLTAAASTPESSVAEVVAALGGRFALEVEEVEAARETMVFRPVAIGGAARALP from the coding sequence ATGCCGTTGCCGCCCTCGCCTGCCCCCGCCAAGCCCCGAGCGACGCTGCTGCTGGCCGCCCCGCGCGGCTTTTGCGCCGGGGTGCGCCGGGCGATCGAGGCGGTGCGCGAGGCGATCCGCGTGCACGGGCCGCCGGTCTATGTGCGCCGGGCGATCGTCCATAATCTCGCCGTTGTGCGCGAGCTTGAGGCCGAGGGCGCGGTGTTCGTCGAGGAGGCGCGCGAGGCACCGCCGGGCGCGGTGCTGATCCTGTCGGCGCACGGCGTCCGGCCCGAGATCGCCGCCGACGCGCGGGGGCGCGGCCTCAAGGTTTACGACGCGGTGTGCCCGCTGGTCGCCAAGGTCCACCGCGAGGTCGCGCGCCACCATCGCGCCGGGCGGGCGGTGGTGCTGATCGGCCATCGCGGCCACCCCGAGATCGAGGGCACGCTGGGCTTTGCGCCCGAGGGGGCGGTGCGCGTGATCGGCGGGGTCGAGGAAGTGGCGGCGCTCGGCATCGGCCGCGACCGGCCGGTGGCCTATGCGGTGCAGACGACGTTCGCGGTGAGCGAGGCGGAGCGGATCGTCGCGGCACTGCGGGCGCGTTTCGCCGACCTCGCCGAGCCGCCGTCGGGCGACATCTGCTATGCCACCACCAACCGCCAGGCGGCGGTCGAGGCGATCGCGGCGCGGGCCGAAGCGGTGATCGTGGTGGGCGAGGATTTCTCGTCGAACGCGCGGCGGCTGGCGGAGGTGGCGGCCGCGGATTGCCGGTCGGTGCAGCTGGTGGCCGGGGCGGAGGCGATCGACTGGGGGCGGGTTGTGGGCGCCGAGGTCATCGGGCTGACGGCGGCGGCCTCGACCCCCGAATCGAGCGTGGCCGAGGTGGTCGCGGCGCTTGGTGGGCGGTTCGCGCTCGAGGTCGAGGAGGTCGAGGCGGCGCGCGAGACGATGGTGTTCCGGCCGGTGGCGATCGGCGGGGCGGCGCGCGCTCTCCCATAG
- a CDS encoding DUF2141 domain-containing protein, translating into MAMSLTMILAMAAQAAVVDPQTADLTVAVSNVRNAKGVIHACLTRNPKHFPDCRGDPLAVRSTVAANAGTLRFKAIPAGAYAITLFHDENRNQRLDMMMGIPREGFGFSGNPRIRFGAPKFRQVTIRVPAGESGQTIRMQYLL; encoded by the coding sequence ATGGCCATGAGCTTGACGATGATCCTCGCCATGGCCGCTCAGGCCGCCGTGGTCGACCCCCAGACCGCCGATTTGACCGTGGCGGTGAGCAATGTCCGCAACGCGAAAGGCGTCATTCACGCCTGCCTGACTCGCAACCCGAAACACTTCCCCGATTGCCGCGGCGACCCGCTGGCGGTGCGATCGACCGTCGCCGCCAATGCCGGAACGCTGCGCTTCAAGGCGATCCCCGCCGGAGCCTATGCGATCACCCTGTTTCATGACGAGAACCGCAACCAGCGGCTGGACATGATGATGGGCATTCCGCGCGAAGGGTTCGGATTTTCGGGCAACCCCCGAATTCGCTTCGGGGCGCCAAAATTCAGGCAAGTGACCATCAGGGTGCCGGCGGGTGAGAGCGGCCAGACGATCCGCATGCAATACCTACTTTAG
- the crtY gene encoding lycopene beta-cyclase CrtY, which translates to MTDPRPALIIAGGGLAGGLAALALAKRRPDVDFLLIEQEHAFGGNHIWSFFDSDVAVEDRALLAPLVAAHWDDHDIRFPRRKRRLALGYNSVRSDLLDRELRQRLRPGQYRLGCTIDRLAPDHVIVGGKRIDGGAVIDARGPGPAPGLDLAWQKFVGRTYRYAAPHAVERPVIMDATVDQSDGYRFLYSLPFAADELMIEDTFYSDTPDLDPEALAAGLDQAAAAHGSAKCVEEEIGVLPILLGGDLAALWPDDGIARLGMAGGFFHPTTGYSLPDALANARLLAEQRDLSGPAIARLLRARAERLWDDRHFFQLLNRMLFRAADPRERYRVLEHFYRLPLATIARFYAARLTALDKLRILSGRPPVAVGRALAAMRKQAA; encoded by the coding sequence ATGACCGATCCTCGACCCGCGCTGATCATCGCCGGCGGCGGCCTCGCCGGCGGACTGGCCGCGCTGGCGCTGGCCAAGCGGCGGCCCGATGTCGATTTCCTGCTGATCGAGCAGGAGCATGCGTTCGGCGGCAACCACATCTGGTCGTTCTTCGACAGCGATGTCGCGGTCGAGGACCGCGCGCTGCTCGCTCCGCTGGTCGCGGCGCATTGGGACGATCACGACATCCGCTTCCCGCGCCGCAAGCGCCGCCTCGCGCTCGGCTACAACAGCGTGCGATCCGACCTGCTCGACCGTGAACTCCGCCAGCGCCTTCGCCCCGGCCAGTATCGCCTCGGCTGCACCATCGACCGGCTCGCGCCCGATCATGTCATCGTCGGCGGGAAACGGATCGATGGCGGCGCGGTGATCGACGCGCGCGGCCCCGGCCCCGCGCCGGGGCTCGATCTCGCCTGGCAGAAATTCGTCGGCCGGACCTATCGCTACGCCGCGCCGCACGCGGTCGAGCGTCCGGTCATCATGGACGCCACGGTCGACCAGTCCGACGGCTACCGCTTCCTCTATTCGCTGCCGTTCGCCGCGGACGAGCTGATGATCGAGGACACCTTTTATTCCGACACGCCCGATCTCGACCCCGAAGCCCTCGCTGCCGGCCTTGACCAGGCTGCCGCCGCCCACGGCTCGGCGAAATGCGTCGAGGAAGAGATCGGCGTTCTCCCGATCCTGCTCGGCGGCGACCTCGCCGCTCTGTGGCCCGATGACGGCATCGCCCGGCTCGGCATGGCCGGCGGCTTCTTCCACCCGACCACCGGCTATTCGCTGCCCGATGCGCTGGCCAACGCTCGCCTCCTCGCGGAGCAGCGCGACTTATCCGGTCCCGCCATCGCCCGATTGCTGCGCGCCCGCGCCGAGCGGCTGTGGGACGACCGCCATTTCTTCCAGTTGCTGAACCGGATGCTGTTCCGCGCCGCCGACCCGAGGGAGCGTTACCGCGTGCTCGAACATTTCTACCGACTGCCGCTGGCGACCATCGCCCGCTTCTACGCCGCGCGGCTGACCGCGCTCGACAAATTGCGGATCCTCAGCGGCCGTCCGCCGGTCGCCGTCGGCCGCGCGCTCGCAGCGATGCGAAAGCAGGCGGCATGA
- a CDS encoding phytoene desaturase, translating into MTRTAAIIGSGFGGLALAIRLQSAGIATTIFEARDKPGGRAYYWEKNGHVFDAGPTVITDPDCLKELWALSGADMADDVTLVPVSPFYRLNWPDGTNFDYLNDDSELARQIEELNPADVAGYRRFLDYSAGVFQEGYVKLGAVPFLDFKSMLAAAPALARYQAWRSVYSMVSSFVKNDKLRQALSFHTLLVGGNPLTTSSIYALIHKLERDGGVWFPLGGTNRLIAGMVRHFERLGGTLRLDDPVTRIAASGTRVNGVTTRGGFTGTFDAVASNGDVVRTYDLLDHKRGPRAAARLRRKRFSPSLFVVHFSADGDYPDVPHHTILFGPRYQGLLGDIYGGKLADDPSLYLHHPNITDPSMAPPGKSTFYVLAPVPHLGHSDIDWATAGPAYVTRILDILEQRMLPGLKANLGEVFHFGPLEFEAELDAHLGSAFSLEPVLTQSAWFRVHNRDDKLPNLYFVGAGTHPGAGIPGVVGSAKATAGLMLQDLAG; encoded by the coding sequence ATGACCCGCACCGCCGCCATCATCGGCTCGGGCTTCGGCGGCCTCGCGCTGGCCATCCGGCTTCAGTCGGCGGGCATCGCCACGACCATCTTCGAAGCGCGCGACAAGCCGGGCGGGCGCGCTTATTATTGGGAGAAGAACGGCCACGTGTTCGACGCCGGGCCGACCGTCATCACCGATCCCGACTGCCTGAAGGAATTGTGGGCGCTGAGTGGCGCCGATATGGCCGACGACGTCACCCTCGTTCCGGTCTCGCCCTTCTACCGGCTCAACTGGCCCGACGGCACCAATTTCGATTACCTCAACGACGATTCCGAGCTCGCCCGTCAGATCGAGGAACTGAACCCGGCCGACGTCGCCGGTTACCGCCGCTTCCTCGATTACTCCGCCGGCGTGTTCCAGGAAGGCTATGTCAAGCTCGGCGCGGTGCCGTTCCTCGATTTCAAGTCGATGCTCGCCGCCGCTCCGGCGCTCGCCCGCTACCAGGCGTGGCGCTCGGTTTATTCGATGGTCTCCAGCTTCGTGAAGAACGACAAGCTGCGCCAGGCGCTGTCGTTTCACACGCTCCTGGTCGGCGGCAATCCGCTCACCACCAGCTCGATCTACGCGCTGATCCACAAGCTCGAGCGCGACGGCGGGGTGTGGTTTCCCTTGGGCGGCACCAACCGCCTGATCGCCGGCATGGTGCGCCATTTCGAGCGGCTCGGCGGGACCCTCCGCCTCGACGATCCCGTCACGCGCATCGCTGCTTCGGGCACCCGGGTGAACGGGGTCACCACCCGCGGCGGCTTCACCGGCACGTTCGATGCCGTCGCCTCCAACGGCGATGTCGTGCGCACCTACGATTTGCTCGATCACAAGCGCGGGCCGCGGGCCGCCGCCCGGCTGCGCCGCAAGCGCTTCTCGCCGTCGCTGTTCGTGGTCCATTTCTCGGCCGACGGCGACTATCCCGACGTGCCCCACCACACCATCCTGTTCGGGCCGCGCTATCAGGGGCTGCTCGGCGACATCTACGGCGGGAAGCTGGCCGACGATCCGTCGCTCTACCTCCACCATCCCAACATCACCGATCCGTCGATGGCGCCGCCCGGCAAGTCGACCTTCTACGTCCTCGCCCCGGTGCCGCACCTCGGCCATTCGGACATCGACTGGGCGACCGCCGGACCGGCCTATGTCACGCGCATCCTCGATATCCTCGAACAGCGCATGCTGCCCGGCCTCAAGGCCAATCTCGGCGAGGTCTTCCATTTCGGCCCGCTCGAGTTCGAGGCCGAACTCGACGCCCATCTCGGCTCCGCCTTCAGCCTCGAGCCGGTGCTGACCCAGTCCGCCTGGTTCCGTGTCCACAACCGCGACGACAAGCTGCCCAACCTCTATTTCGTCGGCGCCGGCACCCATCCCGGCGCGGGCATTCCGGGCGTCGTCGGAAGCGCCAAGGCGACCGCCGGGCTGATGCTCCAGGACCTCGCCGGATGA
- a CDS encoding phytoene/squalene synthase family protein, which yields MRALYTRAELVEGARQAIVAGSKSFRAASRLFDRETRERAWLLYWWCRHCDDACDGQTMGFGSGPKSPVAGLREKTLLAAAGQRVGEGPFDALGMLLRERPIPVSMLEDHLAGFALDERGWRPQTEEDLDRYCYHVAGVVGCMMAIVMGISPDDRETLERAADLGIAFQLSNIARDLREDSEAGRCYVPASWLADLGNHCTVHSAIATRLVDRVAAYEASARSGVAQLPFRSRVAVLAALRIYGAIGREVGRLGDQAWDRRVTIGKARKLGFLLPSLAEAARTRRA from the coding sequence ATGAGGGCGCTCTACACCCGCGCCGAGCTGGTCGAGGGCGCGCGCCAGGCGATCGTCGCCGGGTCCAAGTCGTTTCGCGCCGCAAGCCGGCTGTTCGACCGCGAAACCCGGGAGCGCGCCTGGCTGCTCTACTGGTGGTGCCGCCATTGCGACGACGCCTGCGACGGCCAGACGATGGGGTTCGGCTCCGGCCCTAAGTCGCCGGTCGCGGGCTTGCGCGAAAAGACCCTGCTCGCCGCCGCCGGGCAGCGGGTCGGAGAGGGGCCGTTCGACGCGCTCGGGATGTTGCTTCGCGAACGGCCGATCCCGGTTTCCATGCTCGAAGACCACCTCGCCGGCTTCGCGCTCGACGAGCGCGGCTGGCGGCCCCAGACCGAGGAGGACCTCGATCGCTACTGCTATCACGTCGCCGGCGTGGTCGGCTGCATGATGGCCATCGTGATGGGCATTTCCCCCGACGACCGCGAAACCCTCGAACGCGCCGCCGACCTCGGCATCGCATTCCAATTATCCAATATCGCCAGGGACTTACGCGAAGATTCCGAGGCTGGCCGGTGCTACGTCCCGGCCAGCTGGTTGGCCGATCTAGGAAACCACTGCACTGTCCATTCGGCCATCGCCACCCGCCTCGTCGACCGAGTCGCCGCCTACGAAGCCTCGGCCCGCTCCGGCGTCGCCCAGCTCCCCTTCCGCAGCCGCGTCGCGGTCCTCGCCGCGCTGCGCATCTACGGCGCCATCGGCCGCGAGGTCGGCCGCCTCGGCGACCAGGCGTGGGACCGCCGAGTGACGATCGGCAAGGCCCGCAAGCTCGGCTTCCTCCTGCCCAGCCTGGCCGAGGCCGCCCGCACCCGCCGCGCCTGA
- a CDS encoding glycosyltransferase: MAHFAILCPPLPGHINPMAVLARELEARGHRTTFLGFPDMRAKLPAGQAFVRFGGEDWPEGSLAPYLERLSRLGSPLSLLRLIRDLAGFAETICTTLPAALGQIKPDGLVIDQTDAAASLVATALGIPFVNIANALPLNLEPGVPPPVLPWPYDPSDGGIRRNLGGYRVARWIERPITKVIRRHAKRLGRPDIRFADEAWSELGQVTQCIRGLDFPRRELPANFHYLGPFRGSEPPLEIDLPDDGRPLIFCSFGTLQGSRASLFRAVAESVEPLDAHLLIAHGGMLSERDIARLPGKPLVHAFFPQRAVLSRSALAITHCGFNTVLDSLAHAVPMVALPIAFEQPATAARLEHAGVGQALHRRRTAKPIREAVERVMGDARYRQQALVLSKEIAASGGAPRAAELIEQALGAGAPRATATMARAAPNDARGDSRNGSS, from the coding sequence ATGGCGCACTTCGCGATCCTCTGCCCGCCGCTCCCCGGCCACATCAACCCGATGGCCGTTCTCGCCCGCGAGCTCGAGGCGCGCGGCCACCGCACCACCTTCCTCGGCTTCCCCGACATGCGGGCCAAGCTCCCCGCCGGCCAAGCGTTCGTGCGCTTCGGCGGCGAGGACTGGCCAGAGGGCAGCCTCGCACCCTATCTCGAGCGCTTGTCGCGGCTCGGCAGCCCGCTCAGCCTGTTGCGCCTGATCCGCGACCTCGCCGGCTTCGCCGAGACGATCTGCACCACGCTCCCCGCCGCGCTCGGCCAAATCAAGCCCGACGGCCTCGTCATCGACCAGACCGACGCCGCCGCCAGCCTTGTCGCCACCGCGCTCGGCATCCCGTTCGTCAACATCGCCAACGCCCTTCCGCTCAACCTCGAGCCCGGAGTTCCGCCGCCGGTCCTCCCCTGGCCCTACGACCCGAGCGACGGGGGCATCCGCCGCAACCTCGGCGGTTACCGAGTCGCACGCTGGATCGAGCGGCCGATCACGAAGGTCATCCGCCGTCACGCAAAACGCCTTGGCCGGCCCGACATCCGCTTCGCCGACGAGGCCTGGTCCGAGCTCGGCCAGGTCACGCAATGCATCCGCGGCCTCGACTTCCCACGCCGCGAACTGCCGGCGAACTTCCACTACCTCGGCCCGTTCCGCGGCTCCGAGCCGCCGCTCGAGATTGATCTTCCCGACGACGGCCGGCCGCTGATCTTCTGCTCATTCGGAACGCTCCAGGGATCGCGCGCCAGCCTGTTCCGAGCTGTGGCGGAATCGGTCGAGCCGCTCGACGCCCACCTCCTGATCGCCCACGGCGGGATGCTCAGCGAGCGCGACATCGCCCGTCTACCGGGCAAGCCGCTTGTCCACGCGTTCTTCCCTCAGCGCGCCGTTCTCTCCCGTAGCGCGCTGGCGATCACCCATTGCGGCTTCAACACCGTGCTCGACTCGCTCGCCCACGCCGTGCCGATGGTCGCCCTGCCGATCGCCTTCGAGCAACCCGCCACCGCTGCCCGCCTCGAACATGCCGGTGTCGGCCAAGCGCTCCATCGCCGCCGAACGGCAAAGCCGATTCGGGAGGCCGTCGAGCGGGTGATGGGCGACGCCCGATATCGCCAGCAGGCATTGGTGCTGTCGAAGGAAATCGCTGCCAGCGGCGGCGCCCCCCGCGCGGCCGAGCTTATCGAGCAGGCGCTCGGCGCTGGCGCTCCTCGGGCAACCGCCACCATGGCACGTGCGGCGCCAAATGATGCTCGTGGTGATAGCCGAAATGGTAGCAGCTGA
- a CDS encoding fatty acid desaturase, whose amino-acid sequence MTAARQTVIGVTLALAVIAAWAAIHAYGLFFFEFGRSSLLLAPLLMAAACWLNVGLFIIAHDAMHGSLAPHRPGINLSFGRVALALYAGFWFDDLRKSHFEHHRAPGTADDPDFSTHERLLPWYAGFLRRYFGWPQFFALAAATVALRLAGAPMANILLFWAAPAILSSLQLFYFGTYLPHRPHAHGFADDHRARSNAFGWLASLLSCYHFGYHHEHHLAPHVPWWRLPEERQRRAPAR is encoded by the coding sequence ATGACGGCGGCCCGGCAAACCGTGATCGGCGTGACGCTGGCGCTGGCGGTGATCGCGGCGTGGGCGGCAATTCATGCCTACGGACTATTCTTCTTCGAGTTCGGCCGCTCGAGCCTGTTGCTCGCGCCCCTGCTGATGGCGGCGGCGTGCTGGCTCAACGTCGGGCTGTTCATCATCGCCCACGACGCGATGCACGGCTCTCTCGCGCCGCACCGGCCCGGCATCAATCTTAGCTTCGGCCGAGTCGCGCTCGCGCTCTACGCCGGCTTCTGGTTCGACGATTTGCGAAAGAGCCATTTCGAGCATCACCGGGCGCCGGGCACGGCCGATGATCCCGACTTCAGCACGCACGAGCGGCTGCTGCCATGGTATGCCGGCTTCCTTCGCCGCTACTTCGGCTGGCCGCAGTTTTTTGCTTTGGCGGCAGCGACCGTGGCGCTTCGGCTGGCCGGGGCGCCGATGGCGAATATCCTGCTGTTCTGGGCGGCGCCGGCGATCCTGTCGTCACTACAGTTGTTTTACTTCGGCACCTATTTGCCGCATCGGCCGCACGCCCACGGCTTCGCCGACGATCACCGCGCGCGCAGCAACGCCTTCGGCTGGCTCGCCTCGCTGCTCAGCTGCTACCATTTCGGCTATCACCACGAGCATCATTTGGCGCCGCACGTGCCATGGTGGCGGTTGCCCGAGGAGCGCCAGCGCCGAGCGCCTGCTCGATAA
- a CDS encoding sterol desaturase family protein, whose translation MTTVVAMEVVAAAVHRFVMHGPGWGWHRSHHEPREGAFERNDLYAILFAALSIGLFIAGGRWPALWWVGVGLVVYGLLYTLLHDGLVHRRLPIGLVPRRGYLKRLVQAHRLHHAVKDREGAVSFGFLYAPPVSKLIGQMRLGRGRP comes from the coding sequence GTGACGACCGTGGTGGCGATGGAGGTCGTCGCCGCGGCGGTGCATCGCTTCGTAATGCATGGGCCGGGCTGGGGCTGGCATCGCTCGCACCACGAGCCGCGCGAAGGCGCGTTTGAGCGCAACGACCTTTACGCAATCTTGTTCGCCGCGCTCAGTATCGGCCTGTTCATCGCCGGCGGACGTTGGCCCGCCCTGTGGTGGGTCGGTGTCGGGCTGGTCGTTTATGGCCTGCTCTACACGCTGCTGCATGACGGGCTGGTGCACCGTCGGCTGCCGATCGGGCTGGTCCCGCGCCGGGGCTATCTCAAGCGGCTGGTGCAGGCGCACCGGCTGCATCATGCGGTCAAGGACCGCGAAGGCGCGGTGTCGTTTGGCTTTCTCTATGCGCCGCCGGTGAGCAAATTGATCGGTCAGATGCGCTTGGGGCGTGGACGGCCATGA
- a CDS encoding metallopeptidase family protein — MTRRFGQPPTLEEIAAIAREAIAHLPGPFASRLADVVVQVDDLAEEELLAELGIEHPLDLTGVYEGVPLHERSVEHSGTMPDRIRLFRRAILDEWVEDGEELEHLVRHVLIHEAGHHFGFTDADMHALEEEA; from the coding sequence ATGACCCGCCGCTTCGGCCAGCCGCCGACCCTCGAGGAAATCGCCGCCATCGCCCGCGAGGCGATCGCGCATCTGCCCGGGCCATTCGCTTCGCGGCTCGCCGATGTCGTGGTGCAGGTTGACGATCTTGCCGAGGAGGAATTGCTTGCCGAGCTCGGGATCGAACATCCGCTCGACCTTACCGGAGTTTACGAGGGCGTTCCGCTGCACGAGCGCAGCGTCGAGCACAGCGGCACCATGCCCGACCGGATCCGGCTGTTCCGCCGTGCGATCCTCGACGAATGGGTCGAGGACGGCGAGGAGCTCGAGCATCTCGTGCGCCATGTGCTGATCCACGAAGCGGGTCACCATTTCGGCTTCACCGATGCCGACATGCACGCGCTGGAAGAGGAGGCTTGA
- the ccmA gene encoding heme ABC exporter ATP-binding protein CcmA → MSLVSGRGLALVRGGRLLFEGLDLELGAGEALLLTGPNGCGKSSLIRLVAGLLQPSAGTVRRETAALADDSLALDRELPLQRALAFWRGPRLEEAMAALNLHRLADVPVRLLSTGQARRARLARVVASGAPLWLLDEPLNGLDGEGVSALDAAIAAHRSAGGTVIAASHRPLGGGEWRQLDLGR, encoded by the coding sequence TTGAGCCTGGTTTCCGGCCGCGGGCTCGCGTTGGTGCGCGGCGGCCGGCTGCTGTTCGAGGGGCTCGACCTCGAGCTTGGCGCGGGCGAGGCGTTGCTGCTGACCGGCCCCAACGGCTGCGGCAAGTCGAGCCTGATCCGCCTGGTTGCCGGTTTGCTTCAGCCCAGTGCTGGAACCGTGCGTCGCGAGACAGCCGCGCTTGCCGACGACAGCCTCGCGCTCGATCGCGAGCTTCCGCTGCAACGCGCGCTGGCCTTCTGGCGCGGTCCCCGCCTCGAGGAGGCGATGGCAGCGCTCAATCTGCACCGGCTCGCCGACGTGCCGGTACGCCTGCTGTCGACCGGCCAGGCCCGCCGCGCCCGGCTGGCGCGGGTCGTGGCCAGCGGTGCGCCCTTATGGCTGCTCGACGAGCCGCTTAACGGGCTGGATGGGGAGGGGGTCTCGGCCCTCGATGCCGCCATCGCCGCTCACCGCTCCGCTGGAGGAACGGTCATCGCCGCCAGCCACCGCCCGCTCGGCGGCGGCGAATGGCGACAGCTGGACTTGGGTCGATGA
- a CDS encoding heme exporter protein CcmB, with translation MTSALILRELRRGWGGAAWLPAIFFLMVAAIVPFAIGPDAPLLARVGPGALWIAALTSALLPIERLIEPDRADGVLDQLVLTGTSEEAVAVAKIVGHWLAFGPLLLAALLPASALVGLGPEATARTALSLVIGTPALAALAVSVAALTTGLGRASSLAGVLLLPLAVPVVIFGASAAAADGGAALKLLGASALFVLAGAPFVTAAAIRAGRT, from the coding sequence ATGACAAGCGCGCTCATCCTGCGCGAACTCCGCCGCGGCTGGGGCGGCGCGGCGTGGCTACCCGCGATCTTCTTCCTAATGGTCGCGGCAATTGTCCCGTTCGCGATCGGACCCGATGCGCCGCTGCTCGCCCGCGTCGGCCCCGGCGCCCTGTGGATCGCCGCGCTGACCTCGGCGCTGCTGCCGATCGAGCGGCTGATCGAGCCCGATCGCGCGGACGGGGTGCTCGATCAGCTGGTGCTGACCGGGACGAGCGAGGAAGCGGTCGCGGTGGCCAAGATAGTTGGCCACTGGCTTGCCTTCGGCCCGCTGCTGCTGGCTGCCCTGCTGCCCGCCAGCGCACTGGTTGGGCTCGGTCCGGAAGCGACGGCACGCACGGCGCTCAGCCTCGTGATCGGAACGCCGGCACTGGCCGCCCTCGCCGTCTCGGTGGCGGCGCTGACCACCGGGCTTGGCCGCGCATCTTCCCTTGCCGGCGTGTTGCTGCTCCCTCTCGCGGTTCCGGTGGTCATCTTTGGTGCGTCAGCGGCGGCTGCCGATGGCGGCGCCGCGCTCAAGCTGCTCGGCGCCAGCGCCTTGTTCGTCCTCGCCGGCGCACCCTTCGTCACCGCGGCGGCGATCCGCGCCGGGCGGACCTAG